In uncultured Fibrobacter sp., a single window of DNA contains:
- the asd gene encoding archaetidylserine decarboxylase (Phosphatidylserine decarboxylase is synthesized as a single chain precursor. Generation of the pyruvoyl active site from a Ser is coupled to cleavage of a Gly-Ser bond between the larger (beta) and smaller (alpha chains). It is an integral membrane protein.), with product MNTAFYVFMKLLPKNAVSRAFGAFTRLRIPVLSKVARNKFAAYYKLNMDESEYPLEHYANIGELFIRRLKPGMRPVADSEIVSPVDGVLSQTATFDVSQELIQAKGKTYTLKDLLRDEEMAARFEGGAFATIYLAPFNYHRIHSPVAGEVVGASYCPGTLWPVNVGSVERVEGLFCINERLTSHIRLDDGSEMLVVKVGATNVGRIGVAYTDELLVNAGKLPRDCKRYDWKPSQEIRVEKGGELGRFEMGSTVILVVDKKIRERNPGLFQSRVGTAVKVGEAL from the coding sequence ATGAATACTGCTTTTTATGTCTTTATGAAATTGTTGCCGAAGAATGCGGTGAGCCGCGCCTTCGGTGCGTTTACGCGTCTTCGCATACCGGTGCTTTCGAAGGTGGCCCGCAACAAGTTTGCCGCTTACTACAAGTTGAATATGGATGAGTCGGAATATCCGCTCGAACATTATGCAAACATTGGCGAACTTTTTATCCGCAGGCTCAAGCCGGGAATGCGTCCGGTTGCCGATTCCGAAATTGTTTCTCCGGTCGATGGCGTACTTTCGCAGACGGCGACTTTTGACGTGAGTCAGGAATTGATTCAGGCGAAGGGGAAGACCTATACCCTCAAGGATTTGCTCCGCGACGAAGAAATGGCTGCCCGCTTTGAAGGGGGAGCCTTTGCAACGATTTACCTTGCTCCTTTCAACTACCACCGCATCCATAGCCCGGTTGCGGGAGAGGTTGTCGGTGCGAGCTATTGTCCGGGAACTCTTTGGCCGGTGAATGTCGGCAGCGTGGAACGTGTGGAGGGCCTGTTCTGCATCAACGAACGCCTCACGAGTCACATCCGCCTAGATGACGGTTCCGAAATGCTGGTGGTCAAGGTTGGTGCCACGAACGTGGGCCGCATTGGCGTTGCCTACACGGATGAACTCCTGGTGAATGCGGGAAAGCTCCCCAGGGATTGCAAGCGTTACGACTGGAAACCTTCGCAGGAAATTCGCGTGGAAAAGGGCGGTGAACTTGGCCGTTTTGAAATGGGCAGCACCGTGATTCTCGTGGTCGACAAGAAAATCCGCGAAAGGAATCCGGGGCTTTTCCAGAGCCGCGTGGGAACAGCCGTGAAGGTGGGCGAGGCTCTTTAA
- a CDS encoding CotH kinase family protein — protein sequence MKKLYTFCWILFSLLSACSNSELYTTEDFSTEVNTSIQDFLDNIIVPTEKENSPSGAATDSARVPNDSINAIIAQAASRALIPAAGFKKAFTLSPPSTQGIVQCTFDGSEPDSTTKAFLEDRLIDTTTVVRCYEFIGGILAKKQTETYFVNEKINMPVVSISVDPYYVKEYLDAEPCKPYPCYSAKFWEDVEYPTHVEYFPKGSSSKKKAFEVDAGLSITGNFSRDFPKKSVSVRMRKQYQSGKIHYPIFEVRPEKNTFKSFTLRNNGNRFASDYIEDAMATSLLEGTTVDYQRSKHVVVFYNGEFRGIYDLREKLNEHFIETNYGIDNNSVDLIKLLHEEIETKNGSADGYRSTLEFIDKSNFKDDNTAYDLVSQMINITNYMEYMAAQIFYANDDWPQANVRAWKSGNSPWKFIAFDIDQGLDWMPRLDGFTENTNMIKWILGGGRTNKPCAGGKNSKCFTNIFIKLIQNPSFKQSFINRASYLYSTFINGERVAQQIDHITKSIDPEQIKRDQQLYKRSKHKNACGTYFETDGSCLKKWSYNRDKTVRNDFKEAFGLNDDVPITIKVKGNGTLRLDGFDIKQSPEYNWNVFEHHPMKLSVECPNGSTFITWEDGSTDPNRVIDPTRNSIYTAECQ from the coding sequence GTGAAAAAATTATACACATTCTGTTGGATTTTATTTTCTCTGCTTAGCGCTTGCAGCAATAGTGAGTTATATACAACAGAAGATTTTTCGACCGAAGTAAACACTTCCATTCAGGATTTCCTAGATAACATAATAGTCCCTACTGAAAAAGAAAACTCCCCCTCCGGAGCCGCAACAGACTCCGCCCGCGTCCCAAACGACTCTATTAACGCCATAATCGCGCAAGCCGCTTCCCGAGCACTCATTCCTGCTGCAGGCTTCAAAAAAGCATTTACGTTATCTCCCCCCTCGACACAAGGCATCGTCCAATGTACTTTTGACGGTTCCGAACCAGATTCAACCACAAAGGCATTTTTAGAGGACCGACTGATAGACACAACAACCGTAGTCCGTTGCTACGAATTCATAGGCGGAATACTTGCAAAAAAACAAACCGAGACCTACTTTGTCAACGAAAAAATCAACATGCCCGTCGTATCTATCAGCGTGGATCCGTATTATGTAAAAGAATACCTGGATGCTGAGCCCTGCAAGCCTTACCCTTGCTATAGCGCTAAATTTTGGGAAGATGTCGAATATCCAACACATGTAGAATACTTTCCAAAAGGGAGTTCTTCAAAGAAAAAAGCCTTTGAAGTAGATGCAGGGCTATCCATTACCGGGAATTTCAGCAGGGACTTTCCCAAAAAATCCGTTTCCGTAAGAATGCGAAAGCAATATCAGTCCGGTAAAATACATTATCCCATATTTGAAGTCCGGCCTGAAAAAAATACTTTCAAATCTTTCACCTTGCGCAACAACGGGAATCGTTTCGCATCCGATTACATTGAAGACGCCATGGCAACCAGTCTTCTCGAAGGGACTACCGTCGATTACCAACGATCTAAACACGTTGTCGTATTCTATAATGGCGAATTTCGAGGCATTTACGACCTGCGGGAAAAGCTAAACGAGCATTTCATAGAAACAAACTACGGTATAGACAACAACTCCGTAGACCTGATCAAACTTTTGCACGAAGAAATAGAGACGAAAAACGGCTCCGCAGACGGTTACAGAAGCACCTTAGAATTTATCGACAAGTCGAATTTCAAAGACGACAATACCGCCTACGACCTAGTTTCCCAAATGATAAACATTACGAACTATATGGAATACATGGCCGCACAAATCTTTTACGCCAACGACGACTGGCCACAAGCCAACGTACGCGCATGGAAAAGCGGAAATTCCCCATGGAAATTCATAGCCTTCGATATAGACCAAGGGCTCGACTGGATGCCCAGACTCGATGGATTTACGGAAAACACAAATATGATCAAATGGATCCTTGGTGGAGGAAGAACCAACAAGCCTTGCGCCGGCGGAAAAAACAGCAAGTGCTTTACCAACATATTCATCAAGCTTATTCAAAACCCGAGTTTCAAGCAGAGCTTCATAAACAGGGCTTCTTACCTGTATTCAACGTTTATTAACGGTGAAAGAGTCGCGCAACAAATAGACCATATAACTAAATCGATTGACCCGGAACAAATAAAAAGAGACCAACAACTATACAAAAGAAGCAAGCATAAAAATGCCTGCGGAACATACTTTGAAACAGACGGCAGCTGCTTGAAAAAATGGTCTTACAACCGCGACAAAACTGTTAGAAACGATTTTAAAGAAGCATTTGGCCTAAACGATGACGTTCCCATTACCATAAAGGTAAAAGGAAACGGAACTTTAAGACTAGATGGTTTCGACATCAAACAAAGCCCTGAATACAACTGGAACGTTTTTGAGCATCATCCCATGAAATTGAGCGTAGAATGCCCTAATGGCTCCACATTCATCACTTGGGAAGACGGTTCAACTGATCCTAATCGGGTGATAGACCCTACCCGGAATTCAATATACACTGCAGAATGCCAATAG
- a CDS encoding TIGR02147 family protein, with protein MKSITEYRDYRCCMQDFYDERKRTCSFTWREFARLAGFTSPTYLKLVCEGKSSLSELGIERVASAMNLGGFEYAYFRHLVRYNQAKDDEAKKNAFASMKDIAKANRIRVVDADAFTYFESWKNPVLRELVAMMPGATPEAVAEMCWQPITADEVRKSLDFMVSVGILQRKSKNVYVQTDKALVGNSDVMPLVVRSMHREMAGFAQKAIDEFDPSERNVSGVTMGIDRETYEQIVRELDSCRRKIVAIANMCKEPNQVYRLNLQMFPLSKITNKNKEV; from the coding sequence ATGAAATCAATAACGGAATATCGTGATTATCGCTGCTGCATGCAAGACTTTTACGATGAGCGTAAGAGGACTTGCTCGTTTACGTGGCGAGAGTTTGCCCGGCTGGCAGGCTTCACTTCACCGACATACTTGAAGTTGGTATGTGAAGGCAAAAGCAGCCTCAGTGAACTAGGGATTGAAAGGGTCGCCTCGGCCATGAACCTGGGCGGCTTCGAATATGCTTATTTCCGTCACCTGGTGCGGTATAACCAGGCGAAGGATGACGAGGCAAAAAAGAATGCCTTCGCTAGCATGAAGGATATCGCGAAAGCGAACAGGATTCGAGTGGTTGATGCCGACGCCTTCACGTATTTTGAATCCTGGAAAAATCCGGTCTTGCGCGAACTGGTTGCCATGATGCCGGGGGCCACTCCTGAGGCGGTTGCCGAAATGTGCTGGCAGCCGATTACCGCAGACGAAGTTCGCAAATCCCTTGACTTTATGGTAAGTGTCGGCATTTTGCAGCGCAAGTCCAAGAATGTCTATGTACAGACGGACAAGGCGTTGGTCGGCAATTCGGATGTGATGCCCCTGGTGGTGCGCTCTATGCATCGTGAAATGGCGGGCTTTGCACAAAAGGCCATTGACGAGTTTGATCCAAGCGAACGTAATGTTTCCGGTGTGACCATGGGAATCGACCGCGAAACCTATGAACAAATTGTGCGGGAATTGGATTCCTGTCGCAGAAAGATTGTGGCAATCGCTAACATGTGTAAGGAACCGAATCAAGTTTATCGATTGAACTTGCAGATGTTTCCGTTATCAAAAATTACTAACAAGAATAAAGAGGTCTAA
- a CDS encoding DNA topoisomerase IV subunit B has translation MAAAKYTEDSIRTLEWNEHIRERPGMYIGKLGDGNSPDDGIYVLVKEIIDNSIDEFVMGAGKQIIIDIEDHCARVRDFGRGIPLGKVIDCVSKINTGGKYDSEAFQKSVGLNGVGTKAVNALSTKFIVKSFRDGRVKEAEFSKGKLVREEREKSTTEKNGTEIYFEPDASIFKNFRFLPGYMEEKVWNYAYLNNGLSLIMNGKTYNSPNGLLDLLQNHVDDSIRYPVAHFKANDIEVAFTHGNQYGEHYYSFVNGQHTTQGGTHQQAFREGIVKGARDHFKKDLDPADVRNCIIGAISVRIQEPVFESQTKTKLGSTTVAPGGAQLRTWIVDYVASQLDNYLHKNPETEKALLNRITQNERERKEIAGIKKLANDRAKKANLHNRKLRDCKIHLTDAKNALNRETMIFITEGDSASGSITKARNVQTQAVFSLRGKPLNSFGMTKKVVYENEEFNLLQHALDIENGLENLRYDKVIIATDADVDGMHIRLLLMTFFLQFFPELVEQKHLFILQTPLFRVRNKQVTKYCYDEVERDRAAKEIGKTGLEITRFKGLGEISPEEFGQFIGEDMRLETVVLPPDASFGKMLAYYMGNNTPQRQDHIVQNLRAEAVEEL, from the coding sequence ATGGCAGCAGCAAAGTATACCGAAGACAGCATTAGAACACTGGAATGGAACGAACATATCCGCGAACGTCCGGGTATGTACATCGGCAAGCTCGGCGACGGCAACAGCCCCGACGACGGCATTTACGTGCTGGTGAAGGAAATTATCGACAACTCCATCGACGAATTCGTGATGGGCGCAGGCAAGCAAATTATCATCGACATCGAAGACCACTGCGCCCGCGTACGCGACTTTGGCCGCGGCATTCCGCTGGGCAAGGTCATTGACTGCGTATCGAAGATCAACACCGGCGGTAAGTACGACTCCGAAGCCTTCCAAAAGTCGGTCGGCTTGAACGGTGTGGGTACCAAGGCGGTGAACGCCCTTTCGACCAAGTTTATCGTGAAGAGTTTCCGCGACGGCCGCGTCAAAGAAGCCGAATTCAGCAAGGGCAAGCTTGTCCGCGAGGAACGCGAAAAGAGCACGACCGAAAAGAACGGTACCGAAATCTATTTCGAACCGGATGCCAGCATCTTCAAGAATTTCCGTTTCTTGCCGGGCTACATGGAAGAAAAGGTCTGGAACTACGCCTACCTGAACAACGGCCTTTCGCTCATCATGAACGGCAAGACCTACAACAGCCCGAACGGGCTCCTGGACCTGTTGCAGAACCACGTGGACGATTCGATCCGCTACCCGGTGGCCCACTTTAAGGCAAACGATATCGAAGTCGCCTTTACGCACGGCAACCAGTACGGCGAACACTACTACAGCTTTGTGAACGGCCAGCACACCACGCAGGGCGGTACGCACCAGCAGGCTTTTCGCGAAGGCATTGTGAAGGGAGCCCGCGACCACTTCAAGAAGGACCTGGATCCGGCCGACGTGCGCAACTGCATTATCGGCGCCATCTCCGTGCGCATTCAGGAACCAGTTTTCGAATCGCAGACCAAGACCAAGCTCGGCTCGACGACGGTCGCTCCGGGTGGTGCCCAGCTGCGTACCTGGATTGTGGACTACGTCGCCTCGCAGCTCGACAACTACCTGCACAAGAATCCGGAAACCGAAAAGGCCCTTTTAAACCGCATTACGCAGAACGAACGCGAGCGCAAGGAAATCGCGGGCATCAAGAAGCTCGCGAATGACCGCGCGAAAAAGGCGAACCTACACAACCGCAAGCTCCGCGACTGCAAGATTCACCTGACCGACGCGAAGAATGCGCTCAACCGCGAAACCATGATCTTCATTACCGAAGGTGACTCTGCATCGGGTTCTATCACCAAGGCCCGCAACGTGCAGACGCAGGCCGTGTTCAGCTTGCGCGGTAAGCCGCTCAACAGCTTCGGCATGACGAAGAAGGTTGTGTACGAAAACGAGGAATTCAACCTGTTGCAGCATGCTCTCGATATCGAAAACGGTCTCGAGAACCTCCGCTACGACAAGGTGATTATCGCGACAGATGCTGATGTGGACGGCATGCACATTCGTCTGCTCCTGATGACCTTCTTCTTGCAGTTCTTCCCCGAACTCGTAGAACAGAAGCACCTGTTCATTCTGCAGACGCCGCTTTTCCGTGTGCGCAACAAGCAGGTGACCAAGTACTGTTACGACGAAGTGGAACGCGACAGGGCTGCCAAGGAAATCGGCAAGACCGGCCTCGAAATCACTCGATTCAAAGGTCTCGGCGAAATTTCTCCGGAAGAATTCGGCCAGTTCATCGGCGAAGACATGCGCCTAGAAACGGTGGTGCTCCCGCCCGATGCCTCTTTCGGCAAGATGCTCGCCTACTACATGGGCAACAACACTCCCCAGCGTCAGGACCACATCGTGCAGAACCTCCGCGCCGAAGCCGTGGAAGAGCTGTAA